In a single window of the bacterium genome:
- a CDS encoding class I SAM-dependent methyltransferase: MNSRQIKETKFWDKFAGTYDSFIKNTVSKTYGIILDKISAELKKDQTVLEIGTGTGILSFALCTKVSSITASDISPEMIRIAKQKQKDLGIGNIDFQVQDCYRLMIPDGSFDIVIASNLLHLLYEPEKPVNEVGRILKPGGIFIAPTFCVGENMKSRIIASVAGALSGFRVVNKWSVDGLKVFLQNNGFTIIKDEKIDGRFPLAYLVMKKT, from the coding sequence ATGAACAGCAGACAGATCAAAGAGACCAAGTTCTGGGATAAGTTCGCCGGAACCTACGACTCATTCATAAAGAACACGGTCAGCAAGACATACGGCATCATTCTTGATAAGATCAGCGCCGAGTTGAAAAAAGACCAGACTGTGCTGGAGATCGGCACCGGGACCGGGATACTGTCTTTTGCCCTTTGCACTAAAGTCTCATCCATAACCGCCTCGGATATATCGCCCGAGATGATCCGCATTGCCAAACAAAAGCAAAAGGATCTGGGCATAGGGAACATTGACTTTCAGGTCCAGGATTGTTACCGCCTGATGATCCCCGACGGTTCTTTTGACATAGTGATCGCATCCAACCTGCTGCACCTGCTGTATGAACCGGAGAAGCCGGTAAATGAGGTCGGGAGGATATTGAAGCCCGGCGGGATCTTCATCGCCCCGACCTTTTGCGTGGGGGAAAATATGAAGAGCCGGATCATCGCCAGCGTGGCGGGGGCCTTGAGCGGTTTCAGGGTCGTCAATAAATGGAGCGTGGACGGGCTTAAGGTCTTTTTACAAAACAACGGTTTCACGATCATCAAGGATGAAAAGATCGACGGCAGGTTTCCCCTGGCTTACCTGGTGATGAAAAAAACATAA